GTAATTCTGTTTTGTTCACCGTCAAATGAACCTACTTGAATATCTTTCGTATCACCTTCACCGTTAAGAACGTTCGAGCCGTTGAATGTTGTTGCTTCCGCAATTCTATCAACTTCTGATGTTAACTGTTGAAATTCCTTGTCTAGGAAACCTCTTTCAGTATCACCAACTGTGTCTGAAGCGGCCTGAACAGTTAACTCTCTTAAACGAGTCAGGATGTTTGATGTTTCGTTTAAACCCCCTTCAGCTGTTTGAACTAAAGAGACACCGTCATTCGCGTTTCTTGTCGCAGCTCTTAGACCTCTAGTTTGAGCTTCTAAGTTCTTTGCGATCGCAAGTCCCGCAGCATCGTCAGCGGCTTTCGTAATACGTTTACCGCTCGATAGTTTTTCAAGAGAGTCCTTACCTTGTGAAGATACTTCTCTTAGGTTTTTCTGTACTGTTTGTGATGCAATGTTTGTAGCAATTCTAAGTCCCATTTTCCTTACTCCTTTCAAATGTTAATAGTTTCGCCATTTTTTTTGTCTGAGTTATTTTGTCAGACACTAACCCTATCGCCGCTACGGCAAAATACTTTAGTTAATCACTCTGCTTTTTCTAAAAAAACATAGTGATCGGCTATAAATTCAATAACTTAGAACTTGATTTTTTTGGTATGGTTTTTGGATAGAAAGGACTGTGCCACTTTAGATTATAAAAAAAGGAAAAAAAAAGGCCCCTATAATGATAGGGGCCTTTGGAAGTTTGTTTGCTGATTCTTGGTTTCTTAACCGATCAATCTTAGTGCGCCTTGCCCAGACTGGTTAGCTTGTGCAAGCACTGAAGTTGCTGAGTTAGAAAGAATATTAGTTCTCGCTAGTTCAGCTGATTCAGAAGCAATATCAGTGTCTCTGATTCTCGAGTTCGCTGCTGATTGGTTTTCAACAGAAACTTCAAGGTTAGAGATTGTCGATTGAAGTCTGTTCTGGAGCGCACCTAGGTTTGCTCTGTTCTCAGAAATCCTAGAAATTGCTGTATCAATTGCTTCTAGGTTTTCCTGTGCTCCACCTTTCGATGCAACACTTAGGCCTTCAAGACCGATATCTGCTGTTTTAGCGCTAGAATCTTGTGGCTGGTATGAAATTCTATCATTCTCAGCATTATTATTGATACCAATTTGAAAATCTAATGTTTCGCCTTGTCCATTTAATAGGTTTTTCCCGTTAAATTGAGTCGACTCTGCAATTCTATCAACTTCTTTTACAAGAGATTGGAATTCCATATCAGTAAACTTTCTCTCAGTATCTCCAACAGTGTCTGAAGCTGATTGAACCGATAGTTCTCTCAGTCTTGTTAGAATGTTAGAAACCTCATTTAGACCACCTTCAGCTGTTTGAATCATAGAGATACCATCTCCGGCGTTTCTCGTTGCTTGTCTAGTCGACTTAATGTTAGCTTTTAACTTTTCACTAATCGCAAGACCTGCAGCATCGTCTCCCGCTTTATTAATTCTATTACCTGAAGCTAGTTTTTCTAGCGAACTATTTTGCGCAGTCTTAACTTGTCCTAGACTTCTTTGCGCAGCTAATGATTGAACATTTGTGTTAATTCTTAAACCCATACTAATCTCCTCGAATCGTCAAACCTCCTTGTGAATTGCATCTAAGACAACCTTGTCGAAGATGTTTAAAACACCTGTGTTTCCCAGCACAGGCAATAACCTCTACGGAGACTCAGAAATATACTTGAGAAGTTTTAATCGAAAAAGGCGAGTTTTTTCAATAACTTATAATTGCCTCAATTGATCAGGTATTGAGTTTTTCTTTAAGAGATTGGCTAAATCGGTGAAAATTTAATGTGTTAGAATCAGCGGAAAATCCATTGAGAATTTTTCGTGTAGCAATTGATAGGAATACTTTATTATTTGTAAAAGACTGTCTCTTATTAAGCTCAAGTGAGTCTTCAAAACTATTTTCTTCACTTTCAATGAGTATGACGTCTCTTGCATTGTATAAAGAAGAACAAATATAGAAGAGAAGCTCATTATCAGAATTGCAAGGAAGTGTAACAAGGCCTTGGCCTGTAATTTTTTTTAAGCTGTAGAGATCGTAAGTTTTCTGCTTAAAGGTATAGGAAATTCTATAAATCAACTTTTACCCTGAACATTCTTTATTAGACCTGAAGTAGAGTAACCTTCTTTAAAAATTAAACTTTTTACTTCTCCGCCTTTTGCAAGAACGATATCGTGACCCACAATAGACTCAACTGCCCAGTCGCCTCCCTTCACGAGGACATCTGGCATAACTTCTTTTATGAGTTCATATGGAGTGTCTTCTTCAAAAATAAAGACTCTGTCGATAGCTTTTAAATTCTCTAAAACATATTTGCGATCAAGTTCG
This region of Halobacteriovorax sp. GB3 genomic DNA includes:
- a CDS encoding flagellin N-terminal helical domain-containing protein; the encoded protein is MGLRIATNIASQTVQKNLREVSSQGKDSLEKLSSGKRITKAADDAAGLAIAKNLEAQTRGLRAATRNANDGVSLVQTAEGGLNETSNILTRLRELTVQAASDTVGDTERGFLDKEFQQLTSEVDRIAEATTFNGSNVLNGEGDTKDIQVGSFDGEQNRITFDAGETNATADSIGVASASIADKDSALDSMAQVDEAIEKVSGFRANLGAIQSRLESTVSNLEVQTLNQESARSVIEDVDVAEESAKLASNNVIKNSGISTLAQANGIPNSALRLVG
- a CDS encoding flagellin N-terminal helical domain-containing protein; protein product: MGLRINTNVQSLAAQRSLGQVKTAQNSSLEKLASGNRINKAGDDAAGLAISEKLKANIKSTRQATRNAGDGISMIQTAEGGLNEVSNILTRLRELSVQSASDTVGDTERKFTDMEFQSLVKEVDRIAESTQFNGKNLLNGQGETLDFQIGINNNAENDRISYQPQDSSAKTADIGLEGLSVASKGGAQENLEAIDTAISRISENRANLGALQNRLQSTISNLEVSVENQSAANSRIRDTDIASESAELARTNILSNSATSVLAQANQSGQGALRLIG
- the rfaE2 gene encoding D-glycero-beta-D-manno-heptose 1-phosphate adenylyltransferase, translated to MTKLSNEDKSFLAANSNKKVVFTNGCFDILHSGHVLYLNDAKAQGDILVVGLNSDASVRRLKGEDRPINSELDRKYVLENLKAIDRVFIFEEDTPYELIKEVMPDVLVKGGDWAVESIVGHDIVLAKGGEVKSLIFKEGYSTSGLIKNVQGKS